One Bdellovibrio bacteriovorus str. Tiberius DNA segment encodes these proteins:
- a CDS encoding DUF167 domain-containing protein, whose amino-acid sequence MIEATKGGARLHLFIQPKSSRNEVVGPHNGEIKIKLTAPPVDGKANECLIEFLSDLFDIPKRDVHLIKGETGRHKVVELTGLDAEKIREALRLPKN is encoded by the coding sequence ATGATTGAAGCAACAAAAGGTGGAGCTCGACTCCACCTTTTTATTCAGCCCAAGTCCTCCAGGAACGAAGTTGTGGGTCCCCACAACGGCGAAATCAAAATCAAACTGACCGCCCCGCCTGTCGACGGAAAAGCCAACGAATGCCTGATCGAATTTCTTTCGGATTTGTTCGATATTCCCAAGCGTGATGTGCATTTGATCAAAGGTGAAACCGGGCGCCACAAAGTGGTGGAGCTGACAGGCCTGGACGCGGAAAAAATAAGGGAAGCCCTCAGGCTTCCCAAAAACTAA
- a CDS encoding DivIVA domain-containing protein — protein MRITPIDIAHKSFGKKMMGLDADEVMDFLQQIAAQMESLIQERNTLKEAIREKELSLMEYKERDQVLKETIATATQMADRLRQDADREAKLIIADAQQKAEIITRDSRDSLKKMYQEVTELKRARMQFEANLKALAQAHLSLLEQGEKYMPQAQLPNHNIVNGNGAGRSPNVSPLSAE, from the coding sequence ATGAGAATTACTCCTATCGATATCGCTCACAAATCTTTTGGTAAAAAGATGATGGGTCTTGATGCTGACGAGGTTATGGATTTCCTTCAGCAAATCGCTGCCCAGATGGAGTCCTTGATTCAGGAAAGAAACACCCTGAAAGAAGCCATTCGCGAAAAAGAACTTTCTTTGATGGAATACAAAGAGCGCGATCAGGTTTTGAAAGAGACTATCGCCACTGCAACTCAGATGGCAGACCGCCTTCGTCAGGATGCAGACCGTGAAGCGAAATTGATCATCGCCGATGCTCAGCAAAAGGCCGAAATCATCACTCGTGATTCCCGCGACTCTTTGAAGAAAATGTACCAGGAAGTGACTGAACTGAAGCGCGCACGCATGCAGTTTGAAGCCAACCTGAAAGCTTTGGCACAGGCGCATCTGTCTTTGCTGGAACAAGGTGAAAAGTACATGCCACAGGCTCAGCTTCCAAATCACAATATCGTGAATGGAAATGGCGCAGGCCGTTCTCCAAACGTGTCCCCTCTTTCTGCTGAATAA
- a CDS encoding pyrroline-5-carboxylate reductase family protein codes for MNPLLKSQKIGFLGAGNMAQAMIKGLIEGGFPAKNIFASNRSEGKLHKLAETFKINPVFSNDELVDTCDIIILAIKPQDLLLALEPVTRSFDEHKIVISVAAGIRMEKLERYIQGARLARVMPNTPSLIGRGVIGYLLNDDDDGGLDATVEDLFAPLGRVIQVHDEDQFEALMVSCSSGTGFVFEMMMYWQDWIEEHGFSVEEARMMTIETFVGASLLAAQAREGVEDLQARVTSKKGVTAAGLQSMRELEIERALRISFEKAAMRNKEMAREIK; via the coding sequence ATGAATCCCTTGTTGAAATCGCAAAAAATCGGCTTTCTGGGTGCAGGGAATATGGCGCAAGCCATGATCAAAGGTCTCATCGAAGGAGGCTTTCCTGCCAAAAACATCTTCGCTTCCAACCGCTCCGAAGGAAAACTTCACAAACTTGCTGAGACATTCAAAATAAACCCTGTCTTCAGCAATGATGAACTGGTCGACACCTGCGACATCATCATCCTGGCGATCAAACCCCAGGATCTGTTATTGGCGCTGGAACCAGTCACCCGCAGCTTTGACGAACACAAAATCGTCATCAGTGTTGCTGCTGGCATCCGCATGGAAAAACTGGAACGTTACATTCAGGGGGCCCGCCTTGCGCGCGTGATGCCCAACACCCCGTCCCTGATCGGCCGCGGAGTCATCGGTTATCTTTTGAACGATGACGATGACGGGGGACTTGATGCCACCGTCGAAGATTTGTTCGCACCTCTGGGTCGCGTGATTCAGGTTCACGACGAGGATCAGTTTGAAGCTTTGATGGTTTCCTGCTCCAGCGGCACCGGATTTGTCTTTGAAATGATGATGTACTGGCAGGACTGGATCGAAGAGCACGGCTTTTCGGTCGAAGAGGCCCGCATGATGACCATTGAAACTTTTGTTGGCGCTTCTTTGCTGGCAGCACAAGCCCGCGAAGGGGTTGAAGACCTGCAGGCCCGAGTCACTTCCAAAAAAGGTGTCACTGCGGCTGGACTTCAGTCCATGAGAGAGCTTGAGATTGAACGCGCTCTTCGCATCAGCTTTGAGAAAGCGGCGATGAGAAACAAAGAAATGGCCCGGGAAATCAAATAA
- a CDS encoding YggS family pyridoxal phosphate-dependent enzyme, which yields MALKEIIEKAKPAKILAVSKLQPAEKVRALHAEGQRLFGENYVQEALEKQSVLSDLADIQWHLIGHLQKNKAKMVVGKFHLIHSVDSLELAHVISRQCEQKGVTQNILIQVNLAGEASKEGFSAETLESQWAELTSLPHLHIYGLMTMPPLTETGVEVRPYFAELRQLRDRLKATTDTTVHPLSELSMGTSHDYPVAVEEGATIVRLGTILFGERPAKG from the coding sequence ATGGCATTAAAAGAGATCATAGAAAAAGCAAAACCCGCCAAGATCCTGGCCGTTTCGAAACTTCAGCCGGCTGAAAAGGTGCGCGCCCTGCACGCCGAGGGTCAGCGCCTGTTTGGTGAAAATTACGTTCAGGAAGCCCTTGAAAAACAAAGTGTGCTTTCTGACCTTGCCGACATCCAGTGGCACCTGATTGGTCATCTTCAAAAGAACAAAGCCAAAATGGTCGTCGGAAAGTTCCATCTGATTCACTCTGTGGATTCCCTGGAACTGGCTCATGTGATCAGCCGCCAATGTGAACAAAAGGGCGTCACCCAGAACATCCTGATTCAGGTCAATCTGGCAGGCGAAGCCAGCAAAGAGGGCTTTTCCGCAGAAACCCTCGAAAGCCAGTGGGCTGAACTGACAAGCCTGCCCCATCTTCATATTTATGGCCTGATGACCATGCCACCATTAACCGAAACCGGGGTCGAAGTACGTCCTTACTTTGCAGAGCTGCGCCAACTGCGCGACCGACTGAAAGCGACTACGGACACGACAGTCCATCCACTGAGTGAGCTGTCAATGGGCACGAGTCACGATTATCCGGTTGCCGTTGAGGAAGGCGCCACAATCGTGCGCCTTGGGACTATTTTATTTGGCGAACGTCCCGCCAAAGGGTAG
- a CDS encoding polysaccharide deacetylase family protein: MKRPIALALSALTLTASLAHAQEEVLPQAPSNEELIERQTTEGMNKSMEKILKQHGIEWGIFDKFKPNRCKYAIQIPDSVTRGTIALTFDDGPNPETTPLILDVLKAHGAKATFFILGSKIKGNEAILRRMVAEGHQLANHSYSHPNFHELSSSRMNSEISQTDRLLRTVGTPRFFRYPYGNSTCSSNELVSSLGYVNVGWDIDTCDWAYADGQVSDKENATCQAPQSLRRDYAGYVANAVAQTNGGVLLMHDIHRNTAQSLDRLMTMLEQDGYRFVSLTDRNIFPKLNRR, encoded by the coding sequence ATGAAACGCCCTATCGCTTTGGCCCTGTCCGCTCTGACATTGACCGCTTCTCTGGCTCACGCACAGGAAGAAGTTCTGCCACAAGCACCCTCCAACGAAGAACTGATCGAGCGTCAGACGACTGAGGGTATGAACAAGTCGATGGAAAAGATCCTCAAGCAGCACGGCATTGAGTGGGGCATCTTCGATAAATTCAAACCGAACCGCTGCAAGTACGCCATACAGATTCCTGACTCTGTCACTCGCGGTACGATCGCTCTGACTTTCGATGACGGCCCGAACCCGGAAACCACGCCTTTGATTTTGGATGTACTGAAAGCTCACGGCGCCAAAGCCACATTCTTTATTTTGGGAAGCAAAATCAAAGGCAACGAAGCAATCCTGCGCCGTATGGTGGCGGAAGGTCACCAACTGGCGAATCATTCTTACAGCCATCCGAACTTCCACGAGTTGAGCTCTTCGCGCATGAACTCTGAAATCTCGCAAACCGACCGTCTGCTTCGCACGGTGGGCACGCCAAGATTCTTCCGTTATCCCTACGGAAACTCGACATGTTCCAGCAACGAGCTGGTCAGCTCTTTGGGTTATGTGAACGTGGGTTGGGATATCGATACTTGTGACTGGGCCTATGCTGACGGCCAGGTCAGCGACAAAGAAAATGCAACCTGCCAGGCTCCGCAAAGCCTGCGCCGTGACTATGCCGGCTATGTCGCCAACGCTGTTGCACAAACAAACGGTGGCGTTCTGCTGATGCACGACATTCACCGCAACACCGCTCAAAGCCTGGATCGCCTGATGACGATGCTGGAACAAGACGGCTACCGTTTCGTGTCCCTCACCGACCGCAACATCTTCCCAAAACTAAACCGCCGCTAA
- a CDS encoding Maf family protein → MKPALILASESPRRKQLLSEAGFSFDVVPVKVSEIPNKNLNVNDQILDIARRKASAALPLLKSSRTDAFIVLCADTEVIFDGAPLGKPADRQDAYRILKLLSGKYHEVITAVCLVESSTGKEVSQTETTKIHFRNLTDDEIWTYIDTGEPMDKAGAYGIQGQGGKFIERFDGPFDNVVGLPIELVKNLLSKF, encoded by the coding sequence ATGAAACCAGCATTGATCTTGGCCTCAGAGTCACCGCGCCGAAAACAGCTTCTAAGTGAAGCGGGTTTTTCATTCGACGTGGTTCCAGTTAAAGTATCGGAAATTCCTAACAAAAACCTGAATGTAAACGATCAGATTTTAGATATCGCCAGACGAAAAGCGAGTGCGGCTTTGCCCCTGCTAAAGTCCAGCCGTACAGACGCGTTTATCGTGCTTTGCGCGGACACAGAGGTGATTTTCGACGGGGCCCCCCTGGGTAAGCCCGCCGATCGTCAGGATGCCTACCGGATTCTTAAACTTTTGTCGGGTAAATATCATGAAGTCATCACGGCGGTGTGCCTGGTCGAGTCCAGCACCGGCAAGGAAGTGTCTCAGACTGAGACCACAAAAATTCACTTCCGCAATCTGACCGATGATGAAATCTGGACCTACATAGACACCGGCGAACCGATGGACAAGGCCGGTGCTTACGGGATTCAGGGTCAGGGCGGAAAATTCATCGAACGCTTCGACGGCCCCTTCGACAACGTCGTGGGACTTCCCATCGAGCTGGTGAAAAATCTACTGTCCAAATTTTAA
- a CDS encoding type II secretion system F family protein, with protein sequence MGSAELMLILGLLLAGVAVFLFVSSIFASNTDKQQLSWANNDEPVKSKNPVINFSRPLVHQFTLQHAMKIRSESYRKKVRKFIKTSGLSSELNEDEFIGLQFLWGIMFPIFLLVMNFSLQLGLSPMVVVGMGLIGFYLPQIHARGEKKRRELSVRADLPFFIDLLALSVEAGLDFFSAIQKIVDKANGTDSVLAEEFSIVLKDIKIGSSKAQALKEMAERLDMNEITSFVAVLIDAESTGASISQVLKDQSVQMRLERFVRAEKAGAQASQTMLIPLMLFILPAVFIIVFGPVAVSFMYGGK encoded by the coding sequence ATGGGAAGTGCAGAGTTAATGCTGATTCTGGGATTGCTGCTCGCAGGAGTTGCGGTCTTCCTTTTTGTCAGTTCCATCTTTGCAAGTAACACGGACAAGCAGCAGCTTTCATGGGCGAACAATGATGAACCGGTAAAATCCAAAAACCCGGTGATCAATTTCTCGCGTCCGCTGGTGCATCAGTTCACCCTGCAGCACGCGATGAAAATTCGCAGTGAATCCTATCGCAAAAAAGTTCGCAAGTTCATCAAAACCTCGGGCCTGTCATCAGAGCTGAACGAGGATGAATTCATCGGGTTGCAGTTCCTGTGGGGGATCATGTTCCCGATCTTCCTGCTGGTCATGAACTTCTCGCTGCAGCTGGGTTTGTCCCCGATGGTTGTGGTGGGTATGGGTCTGATTGGTTTCTATCTGCCGCAGATTCACGCACGCGGTGAAAAGAAGCGCCGTGAGCTTTCAGTGCGCGCGGACCTGCCGTTCTTCATCGATCTGCTGGCGCTGTCGGTGGAAGCGGGTCTGGACTTTTTCTCGGCGATCCAGAAGATCGTGGATAAAGCCAACGGCACGGACAGTGTGCTGGCGGAAGAGTTTTCAATTGTTTTGAAAGATATCAAAATCGGTTCCTCCAAGGCGCAGGCTTTGAAGGAAATGGCCGAGCGCCTGGACATGAACGAGATCACAAGCTTTGTGGCGGTTCTGATCGATGCAGAGTCCACGGGTGCCAGTATTTCCCAGGTCCTGAAAGACCAGTCAGTGCAGATGCGTCTGGAAAGATTCGTCCGTGCCGAGAAAGCCGGTGCCCAGGCTTCCCAGACCATGCTGATTCCGCTGATGTTGTTCATTCTGCCGGCGGTTTTCATCATCGTTTTCGGTCCGGTGGCGGTTTCATTTATGTATGGTGGAAAGTAA
- a CDS encoding DUF192 domain-containing protein: MAKLMNTTNNQTLIADLEVASTFMSRGKGLLGRENLPAEKALWIHHCNSIHTFFMKFAIDCVFVDKNLKVRAIRRDVRPWRLVLPVWGAASVIEMASGTVSNGNVSVGDQLYVGA, from the coding sequence ATGGCTAAGTTGATGAATACAACCAACAACCAAACTTTGATTGCGGATCTGGAAGTGGCTTCCACTTTCATGAGCCGTGGCAAAGGTCTTTTGGGCCGCGAAAATCTGCCGGCTGAAAAGGCGTTGTGGATTCATCACTGCAACAGCATCCACACTTTCTTTATGAAGTTTGCGATTGATTGCGTGTTTGTGGATAAAAATCTTAAGGTGCGTGCGATCCGCAGGGACGTGCGTCCCTGGAGATTGGTGCTCCCGGTATGGGGAGCCGCTTCGGTGATAGAGATGGCATCAGGTACGGTCAGCAACGGGAATGTCAGCGTGGGAGATCAACTTTATGTGGGCGCTTAG
- a CDS encoding FHA domain-containing protein, whose protein sequence is MWALRILSGPQAGSVLELKMGRNLIGRAPQCDIKLISSGVSKEHTEISVFKDKIVVTDLRSSNGTYLNGVRVQSGVMRLGDKLGIHDVIADVIPAQESRAQRPQGQPSAQAPMPYYGGGAAPQMPQPMHMGMPQQNMGMPQGMPQPMAGMGMPGAGPAPTPAPAFQQGGFKGLVDKFNEYMDRVALPGVYKLPQFVEMKMVLLGFVVMFIFSTTLLSMIPMVQITRASIINESKRRAASIARTVATLNQAALLQNSYSSLSTNAAESEDGVKQVLIVQQSDGMILAPASRAGTTPDLPFVHSARREMRPQSVEVDSSTIGASFPIGLFDPNTGEQSVKAHAIVLYDIGSLAFDDGRAISLFMQTLVIASLIGLLLFFFMYKLIEYPLVTLNAQLDAAMREKTDNTVVDFQFPPLQALIGNINSLLTRYINGDTDKGGGAAGFVNKDGEAENLMQMIGYPCVAIAKEGRIISCNPSFLQVARAEMAQIQGQMYKAIPDVALQQNIEGLVARSRENPRGIHTDQLEFSGHLCILSCQAFCTGQEVDYYVITVSPTEGGS, encoded by the coding sequence ATGTGGGCGCTTAGAATCTTGTCCGGCCCGCAGGCGGGTTCAGTGCTGGAGCTGAAGATGGGGAGGAACCTCATCGGTCGGGCTCCTCAGTGTGACATAAAACTTATCAGTTCCGGTGTTTCCAAAGAACACACCGAGATTTCTGTATTCAAAGACAAAATTGTTGTGACGGATCTTCGTTCCAGCAACGGTACTTACCTGAATGGTGTCCGTGTGCAGAGCGGTGTGATGCGTTTGGGTGACAAGCTGGGCATTCACGATGTGATTGCCGATGTGATCCCGGCGCAGGAATCCCGTGCGCAGCGTCCGCAGGGACAGCCAAGTGCGCAGGCACCAATGCCATATTATGGGGGTGGGGCGGCTCCGCAGATGCCGCAACCTATGCACATGGGTATGCCACAGCAGAACATGGGCATGCCTCAGGGGATGCCGCAGCCAATGGCAGGTATGGGGATGCCGGGCGCAGGCCCCGCACCGACGCCAGCCCCGGCTTTCCAGCAGGGTGGCTTCAAAGGCCTGGTGGATAAATTCAATGAATATATGGACCGCGTGGCTTTGCCCGGGGTTTACAAGCTTCCACAGTTTGTGGAAATGAAAATGGTTCTGCTGGGCTTTGTGGTGATGTTCATCTTCTCCACAACGCTGCTTTCAATGATCCCGATGGTGCAGATCACCCGCGCCAGCATCATCAATGAAAGTAAACGTCGGGCCGCTTCCATTGCCCGCACCGTGGCGACATTGAATCAGGCAGCTCTTTTGCAAAACAGCTATTCATCCTTAAGCACCAACGCGGCGGAATCCGAAGACGGTGTGAAGCAGGTTCTGATTGTGCAGCAGTCTGACGGTATGATCCTGGCTCCGGCTTCGCGCGCGGGAACCACACCGGATCTGCCGTTTGTGCATTCAGCCCGCCGGGAAATGCGCCCACAGTCCGTTGAAGTGGATTCATCCACTATCGGCGCGAGCTTCCCCATTGGTCTGTTTGATCCGAACACGGGCGAGCAGTCGGTGAAGGCTCATGCGATTGTGCTTTATGATATCGGCAGTCTGGCCTTCGATGACGGCCGGGCGATCAGTCTGTTCATGCAGACGCTGGTGATTGCATCGTTGATTGGTCTGTTGTTGTTCTTCTTCATGTACAAGCTGATTGAATATCCGCTGGTCACGTTGAATGCGCAGCTGGACGCGGCGATGCGTGAAAAGACCGACAATACGGTGGTGGACTTCCAGTTCCCGCCATTGCAGGCCTTGATTGGCAATATCAACAGTCTGCTGACAAGATATATCAACGGTGACACCGACAAGGGCGGTGGTGCTGCAGGATTTGTGAACAAGGACGGCGAGGCTGAAAATCTGATGCAGATGATCGGCTACCCGTGTGTGGCGATCGCGAAGGAAGGCCGGATTATTTCCTGCAATCCGTCGTTCCTGCAGGTGGCTCGTGCGGAAATGGCGCAGATTCAGGGGCAGATGTACAAAGCAATCCCCGATGTGGCTTTGCAGCAGAACATCGAAGGTCTGGTGGCGCGTTCCCGTGAAAATCCACGCGGCATCCACACCGATCAGCTCGAGTTCAGCGGACATCTTTGTATTCTGAGCTGTCAGGCATTCTGCACAGGTCAGGAAGTGGACTATTATGTGATCACAGTGTCACCAACTGAAGGAGGCTCGTGA
- a CDS encoding FHA domain-containing protein, with translation MSAAPQVKDSMKFDIEIIKGPHIGQKLSFEKASVSMGRGPENDIVLSQDPRVSRQHAEIKQRGNEFVLVNLSQKNFVMVNGQSVQSEVLTNDSVIQIGETEILFKVDMPVVQAPPPTPAATPSPLLTPNPFPAPTPPRPQQMPAYQQPRPMPAMPNPSMPPAQPMAYGGYTPPPNHGMPNMGAPMGGPSGGGGLLSNPKARFYGIIAIVGLAAWFFLSDSGNKNKKDPNAFRTSALSMADVAEAEKRSQELLTIKKEKYDSVQYRRAQENFIKGFRDFQQGQYARAREAFQVVLNLDPDNELAKRYFHLSKIKFDELVKFNMIQGNRYREKKNWRMCQSNYSNVMTMLQHRKDDPSFKEAKQFYEECTLNLEGRF, from the coding sequence ATGAGCGCGGCCCCTCAGGTGAAGGATTCCATGAAGTTTGATATTGAGATTATCAAAGGCCCGCATATTGGTCAGAAGCTTTCTTTTGAAAAGGCTTCTGTATCCATGGGCCGTGGTCCGGAAAACGACATTGTCCTTTCCCAGGATCCGCGCGTCAGTCGTCAGCACGCGGAAATCAAACAGCGTGGCAATGAATTTGTGCTCGTCAATCTGAGTCAGAAAAACTTCGTTATGGTCAATGGCCAGAGCGTTCAATCCGAAGTTCTTACGAACGATTCGGTGATTCAGATTGGTGAGACAGAAATTCTGTTCAAAGTCGACATGCCAGTGGTGCAGGCGCCACCGCCAACACCAGCAGCGACTCCGTCTCCGCTATTGACGCCGAATCCATTCCCGGCGCCGACTCCGCCGCGTCCGCAGCAGATGCCGGCTTATCAACAGCCTCGTCCGATGCCGGCCATGCCGAATCCTTCAATGCCTCCGGCCCAGCCGATGGCTTATGGTGGGTATACTCCACCTCCGAATCACGGCATGCCCAACATGGGTGCGCCGATGGGTGGCCCCTCCGGTGGTGGCGGACTGCTTTCCAATCCGAAGGCAAGATTCTATGGAATCATCGCCATCGTGGGCTTGGCAGCGTGGTTCTTCCTGTCGGACTCCGGCAATAAGAACAAAAAAGACCCGAATGCTTTCAGAACTTCTGCTTTGTCCATGGCGGACGTGGCTGAAGCTGAAAAGCGGTCGCAGGAGCTTTTGACCATCAAGAAAGAAAAATACGACTCGGTTCAATACCGCCGGGCTCAGGAAAACTTCATCAAGGGCTTCCGCGACTTCCAGCAGGGCCAGTATGCCCGTGCGCGCGAGGCTTTCCAGGTTGTTTTGAATCTGGATCCGGACAACGAGCTGGCAAAACGGTATTTCCATCTTTCGAAGATCAAGTTTGACGAGCTGGTGAAATTCAACATGATTCAAGGCAACAGATACCGCGAGAAAAAGAACTGGAGAATGTGCCAGTCGAATTATTCCAACGTGATGACCATGCTTCAGCACCGCAAGGACGATCCTTCATTCAAGGAAGCCAAGCAGTTCTATGAAGAGTGCACGCTTAATCTGGAGGGCAGGTTCTAA